A region from the Fusarium musae strain F31 chromosome 1, whole genome shotgun sequence genome encodes:
- a CDS encoding hypothetical protein (BUSCO:EOG09260JNY), with translation MDCDLLFLRLWSPRVDYATSTKNRPRGAFGKTNIPTSLPKTSPAVDKRPIRQRLQEWVAINDPDREVTPIVPDLTFWNTVTNSNTRPQSTGSSELDNFKSDSVSMVGPDENYSKEDAEVGIVGHKSHAPGDLVEMKQPGSRTPLFAIYLGFFGQRYHFYTNTGRWVMSMGFSALFSVSKFAAAKELQPVLSLIPPNATADEYEELRKQDQGPGRDVGAYLINKMKNFMLEADEAFQTSLNNLDRARSLVSDGKKTKYLSLFELADLLLPNSLKRGTRFPPAALYAVHTALLRNDFIFRPLSPSTDCHRKDHLFEIFPYQDFMMINRVTLMIREYIHLMAKTSGNMMSSDMSDTAFGTFISKARQIVLANRNKRSWTPFGILTPTKGVTLETGEWSRKHIEFIRFLEWWASYDLFEDSSHFHADGSLILRALDLYEGADLNQSCAWTFLQELGIIPPWEIPSRYKVRFPEVRIQSGGGLIRETPVNIEDSTRSDVAEGARRDWADTPVFCIDAPSTILIDDGISLERTDKPDEFWIHVHTADPASGIRPNSELGRFLELIPENIYLPGHFQAMLPNDLGLDNSGDYKSGSLVEQYSLADGRPALTFSARLNEYGDLLDYKIEPGTLHNVKYLDPRDVAEFCNEPPPPPVSDQTLVVGEPPNKLDVAPNRPLMSAKELDDRSKEDLLILHRLSQALRKRRLEKGAWPVFLPGASVTVAFEDVPMEQAEGTRVLPADPYIKVGYDAFNGASVVTNTMVLAGEIAARWSSDRKIPLPYRRDANSQTNRTKLLEYATKELYPLLEKGIAPSGAQRQELTRLTGGIEMSAEPGPYFMLGLDMYAKATSPLRRFSDLIVHWQIHAALAHERQVNRRLDPKTDDLNDILPFTEETLPNTLSLLRMRERMARTVSRGTQEWMLMAVVRAWQFEGTAPKRMSFTVDARWKQGVSGRVDLFDMPALLSTDGIDGLVLIKDIKVGDKFDVELANVNVHARSMFVKALKHYPNTRAELQGR, from the exons ATGGATTGCGATCTTCTTTTTCTACGCCTTTGGAGTCCTCGAGTGGAC TACGCTACCTCAACCAAGAACCGTCCTCGGGGTGCCTTTGGAAAGACGAACATTCCCACATCCCTTCCCAAAACTTCTCCTGCAGTAGACAAGAGGCCAATTCGGCAAAGATTGCAAGAATGGGTCGCTATCAACGACCCTGACAGGGAGGTAACCCCAATTGTCCCGGATCTTACATTCTGGAACACTGTCACCAATAGCAACACACGTCCTCAATCTACTGGCTCATCCGAATTGGATAATTTCAAGTCTGATTCAGTGAGCATGGTGGGCCCAGATGAGAACTACAGTAAGGAGGATGCTGAAGTCGGCATTGTTGGGCACAAGTCCCATGCTCCAGGCGaccttgttgagatgaagcAGCCTGGCTCCCGGACACCCTTGTTTGCTATATACTTGGGGTTCTTTGGTCAACGGTATCACTTCTATACCAATACTGGAAGATGGGTGATGAGCATGGGTTTCTCAGCGCTCTTCTCGGTGTCTAAGTTCGCCGCCGCCAAGGAGCTGCAGCCAGTTCTTTCTCTGATTCCTCCCAATGCCACGGCGGACGAGTACGAAGAATTGCGCAAACAAGACCAGGGTCCTGGGCGAGACGTTGGTGCTTATCTGATCAACAAAATGAAGAATTTCATGTTGGAAGCGGACGAGGCCTTCCAGACAAGTCTTAACAATCTAGACAGAGCAAGATCGCTGGTCTCAGATGGGAAAAAGACCAAATACTTGAGTCTGTTCGAGCTTGCCGACTTGTTGTTACCCAATTCCCTCAAAAGGGGCACCCGGTTTCCTCCTGCTGCTTTATACGCAGTTCACACAGCGCTCCTACGAAACGACTTTATTTTCAGGCCATTAAGCCCTTCGACTGACTGCCATCGAAAGGATCATCTTTTTGAGATTTTCCCGTATCAGGATTTCATGATGATCAATCGAGTGACTCTCATGATCCGCGAGTATATTCATCTAATGGCAAAGACTTCAGGAAATATGATGTCTTCTGATATGTCGGATACGGCATTTGGTACTTTCATTTCCAAGGCAAGACAAATCGTTCTTGCCAACAGGAATAAGCGTTCGTGGACGCCTTTTGGAATCCTCACTCCAACTAAAGGAGTCACTCTTGAAACCGGTGAATGGTCCAGGAAACACATAGAGTTCATTCGCTTTCTTGAGTGGTGGGCAAGCTACGACTTGTTCGAGGATTCATCACACTTCCACGCTGATGGTTCTCTCATTTTGCGAGCTCTGGATCTATATGAGGGTGCTGATCTGAATCAGTCTTGCGCATGGACCTTCCTACAAGAGTTGGGGATAATCCCGCCATGGGAAATACCATCCCGCTATAAAGTTCGTTTCCCTGAAGTCAGGATTCAGAGTGGAGGCGGCCTCATTCGAGAGACTCCAGTTAATATCGAGGACTCAACTCGATCAGACGTGGCGGAGGGTGCCAGACGAGACTGGGCCGACACCCCTGTCTTCTGCATTGACGCCCCTTCTACCATACTTATTGATGATGGTATCTCTTTAGAACGAACAGACAAACCTGACGAATTCTGGATTCACGTGCATACAGCCGATCCAGCATCCGGTATTCGACCCAACTCTGAGCTGGGCAGGTTCCTCGAGCTGATACCTGAGAATATCTACCTTCCTGGCCACTTTCAGGCCATGCTTCCAAACGATCTGGGTCTGGACAATTCAGGAGACTACAAGTCGGGCAGTTTGGTTGAACAATACTCGCTTGCTGATGGTCGACCAGCCCTGACCTTTAGTGCCAGGCTTAACGAGTACGGAGATCTTCTAGACTACAAGATCGAGCCAGGTACTTTGCACAATGTCAAGTACCTGGATCCAAGAGATGTTGCTGAGTTTTGTAACGAACCTCCACCCCCTCCAGTATCTGACCAGActcttgttgttggcgagCCACCCAACAAGTTAGACGTGGCACCGAACCGCCCCTTGATGTCAGCTAAGGAGTTGGATGACAGGAGCAAAGAGGACCTTTTGATCCTTCACCGTCTGTCTCAGGCTCTCAGGAAAAGGCGTCTGGAAAAGGGGGCCTGGCCAGTTTTCTTGCCAGGCGCTTCCGTTACTGTGGCTTTCGAAGATGTCCCCATGGAGCAAGCAGAAGGAACCAGGGTCCTGCCAGCTGAcccctatatcaaggtcgGCTACGACGCATTCAACGGTGCCTCTGTGGTGACTAACACAATGGTGCTTGCCGGTGAGATTGCTGCTCGATGGAGCTCTGACCGTAAAATCCCTTTACCGTACCGACGAGACGCCAATTCGCAGACGAATAGGACCAAACTTCTCGAATACGCCACGAAAGAGCTCTACCCTCTGCTCGAGAAGGGCATCGCTCCTTCAGGAGCGCAACGTCAGGAGCTGACACGCTTGACTGGTGGCATCGAGATGTCGGCAGAACCCGGCCCTTATTTCATGCTCGGTCTGGACATGTATGCCAAAGCCACTTCTCCTCTTCGCCGTTTCTCTGACCTCATTGTCCACTGGCAAATTCATGCAGCATTGGCACATGAGCGGCAGGTAAACCGCAGGCTAGACCCCAAGACTGATGATCTGAATGACATATTGCCATTCACGGAGGAGACACTTCCCAACACGCTCTCACTGTTGCGTATGCGCGAGAGAATGGCCCGGACTGTGTCTCGCGGCACCCAAGAGTGGATGCTCATGGCGGTTGTGCGGGCTTGGCAGTTTGAAGGAACAGCACCTAAGCGCATGAGTTTCACAGTTGATGCTCGTTGGAAGCAAGGCGTGTCCGGTCGGGTAGACCTATTCGATATGCCGGCCCTCTTATCCACCGACGGTATCGATGGCCTCGTGctcatcaaggatatcaaggtGGGCGACAAGTTCGATGTTGAGCTGGCAAATGTCAACGTCCACGCTCGCAGCATGTTTGTCAAAGCGCTCAAGCACTACCCAAACACCCGGGCAGAACTACAGGGACGTTAG
- the THS1 gene encoding threonyl-tRNA synthetase produces the protein MSSDQADAAKAAEGASEKSLPSRPAKQPKEKQPKDKSAKGGKSAGLEVGVPFLTSGLPETPEFIQHRLDLFDKIKARQDAEIAAKPREEITISLPNGKEEKGTSWETTPGAIAKGISKSLFERTVISRVDGELWDLTRPLEKSCKLELLDFEHTEGKKVFWHSSAHILGEAAEKRFGCYLCNGPPTEDPPGFYYDMANMGEQVVTDEDKKALEQLSNNIVKQKQPFERLEMTKDELLEMFKYSKYKEYFIQQRVPDGTKSTVYRCGPLIDLCRGPHVPTTGNIKAFSVLRNSAAYWLGDSNNESVQRIAGISFPDKKALEEYKHFLAEAAKRNHRKIGTDQKLFFFDEASPGSAFFLPHGVRIYNALMELIKGEYQKREFDEVMSPNMYKADLWKTSGHWGHYEENMFTFEVEKEKFGLKPMNCPGHCKIFAHSDVTYKDLPWRMADFGVLHRNEFSGALSGLTRVRRFQQDDAHIFCTVDQIREEIESAFDFLSSVYGIFGFTFKLKLSTRPEKYVGDIATWDSAEKKLEEALNSFSEKTGAKWEFNPGDGAFYGPKIDIALFDALKREHQCGTMQLDFNLPRRFKLRYVANKGETGVSDGSNPEEDLPAGYARPVMIHRAVLGSFERMFGILTEHFGGKWPFWLSPRQVLVVPVMPAANDYAKEVQQIFRAKGLYSDVDLSSNTFQKKIRTGQLEQYNFIFVVGAEEASSRTLNIRNRDDQATQAKGELVPIDEALEKMVQLKSSRGLVNKL, from the exons ATGTCGTCCGATCAAGCTGATGCTGCCAAGGCGGCCGAGGGCGCGTCTGAGAAGAGCTTGCCTTCTCGCCCTGCGAAGCAGCCTAAGGAGAAACAGCCCAAGGATAAGTCTGCCAAGGGTGGAAAGTCTGCTGGCCTCGAAGTTGGTGTCCCTTTCTTGACTTCCGGT CTCCCTGAGACCCCCGAGTTCATCCAGCACCGACTCGATCTCTTCGATAAGATCAAAGCCCGACAGGACGCCGAAATCGCTG CCAAACCTCGCGAGGAAATCACTATCTCGCTTCCCAATggcaaagaggagaagggaacTTCCTGGGAGACCACCCCTGGCGCCATCGCCAAGGGCATCTCCAAGTCTCTTTTCGAGCGCACTGTCATCTCCAGAGTTGACGGTGAGTTGTGGGATCTGACCCGACCGCTCGAGAAGAGTTGCAAGCTCGAGCTCCTTGACTTTGAACACACCGAAGGCAAGAAGGTCTTCTGGCACTCTTCAGCCCATATTCTTGGAGAGGCTGCCGAGAAACGCTTTGGTTGCTATCTATGCAACGGTCCCCCTACTGAAGACCCCCCTGGATTCTACTACGATATGGCCAACATGGGAGA GCAAGTCGTCACTGATGAGGATAAGAAGGCCCTCGAGCAGCTCTCCAACAACATTGTCAAACAGAAGCAGCCTTTCGAGCGTCTGGAAATGACCAAGGACGAGCTCCTTGAGATGTTCAAGTACAGCAAGTACAAGGAGTATTTCATTCAACAGCGTGTTCCCGATGGCACCAAGAGTACTGTGTACCGATGCGGTCCCCTGATCGATCTGTGCCGAGGACCTCACGTCCCCACCACTGGCAACATCAAGGCCTTTTCCGTTCTCAGG AATTCCGCTGCCTACTGGCTCGGCGACAGCAACAACGAGTCTGTCCAGCGTATCGCTGGTATCTCATTCCCCGACAAGAAGGCTCTCGAAGAGTACAAGCACTTCCTGGCCGAGGCTGCCAAGCGTAATCACCGAAAGATCGGTACTGATCAaaagctcttcttcttcgacgaGGCGTCTCCCGGATCTGCTTTCTTCCTGCCACACGGTGTGCGCATCTACAATGCCTTAATGGAGCTCATCAAAGGCGAGTACCAAAAACGCGAATTCGACGAAGTTATGTCTCCAAACATGTACAAGGCGGATTTGTGGAAGACATCAGGACACTGGGGCCACTACGAGGAGAACATGTTCACCTTCGaggtcgagaaggagaagtttGGGCTGAAGCCCATGAACTGCCCTGGACACTGCAAGATCTTTGCCCACTCTGATGTCACTTATAAGGACCTTCCCTGGAGGATGGCCGATTTTGGTGTTTTGCACCGAAACGAGTTCTCCGGGGCTCTTTCAGGTCTTACTCGAGTCCGTCGTTTCCAACAGGACGATGCTCACATCTTTTGTACCGTGGATCAG ATTCGAGAGGAAATTGAATCAGCCTTCGACTTTTTGAGCAGTGTTTACGGTATCTTCGGTTTCACATTCAAGCTTAAGCTGTCCACCCGACCCGAGAAGTACGTCGGCGACATCGCCACCTGGGACtcggccgagaagaagcttgaagaggCTCTCAACTCATTCTCCGAGAAGACGGGTGCTAAGTGGGAGTTTAACCCCGGTGATGGTGCTTTCTATGGACCCAAGATCGATATTGCTCTGTTCGACGCTCTGAAGCGTGAGCACCAATGTGGTACTATGCAGCTCGATTTCAACCTGCCTCGACGATTCAAGCTTCGATATGTCGCTAACAAGGGCGAGACCGGAGTCAGTGATGGTAGCAACCCCGAGGAGGATCTCCCTGCCGGATACGCACGACCTGTCATGATTCACCGAGCTGTTCTAGGTAGCTTCGAGCGAATGTTTGGTATTCTGACCGAGCACTTTGGCGGCAAGTGGCCATTCTGGCTCAGCCCGCGACAGGTCTTGGTTGTACCTGTCATGCCTGCTGCCAATGACTACGCCAAGGAGGTTCAGCAGATCTTCCGAGCCAAGGGGCTCTACAGTGATGTGGACCTGAGCAGCAACACtttccagaagaagatccGCACCGGTCAGCTGGAGCAGTACAACTTTATCTTTG TTGTCGGTGCCGAGGAGGCCAGCTCGCGCACCCTCAACATCCGTAACCGAGATGACCAAGCCACCCAGGCAAAGGGTGAGCTGGTTCCTATTGAcgaagctcttgagaagatggtgcAGCTCAAGTCCTCGCGAGGACTTGTGAACAAGTTGTAG